Part of the Halobacteriovorax vibrionivorans genome, CTTGGCCATTTTAATTGTAGGCTGCCCATGTGCTTTTGCAATTGCTACACCAATTGTTATTGCAACAAGAATTAATAAATTAAAATCAATTGGTATCTATATTAAAAATGAATCTTCTCTTGAAGAATTAAATAATACTAAGAATTTAATCTTTGATAAAACAGGGACTCTAACTAAAGGTGACTTTGCCGTTAATCACTTCATTAATAAGTCTCAATATAGCGATAATGAGATTCTTGCAATAGCACTAGGAATTGAGCGAAGTATTCAACATCCAATTGCCATTGCTATAAAGAAATATGCAAAATCGAAGTTAACAAAAGAGGAAGCAAATCAATACCAACTTATTGATGTTGTTAATATTTTAGGAAGCGGAGTTAGTGCAATCATTAACAAAGCTCAATATGAAATAAAAGCAATCACTCAACAAGAAAAAAATCTTATTGGATTATTTAAAGATTCAACTCTTCTTGCAACATTTGAAGTATCAGATAGCGTGAGAGCAGAAAGTATACAAGTCGTTAATTACCTTAAAGAAAAAGATATCGATATACACTTATCAACTGGTGATCATTCTGATTCTGCATACGATGTTGCAACAAAGCTTGGAATTAATCCAAAACATATCTACATCGAACAAAAGCCTGAAGAAAAGCTAACATTAGCAGCAAAGCTTCAGAATGTTACATTTATTGGTGACGGTGATAATGACGCCCTAGCAATGGTTAAGGCCAATACATCAATAGCAATAGGAGCAAGAGCAGATATGGCCATGAGAAGCTGTGATATCTACGTTGCTAATGATGATCTCTCTCCTATCCAAATTCTATTTCAAGTTGCTTCAAATGTAAGAGAAACATTAAGAAGAAATATCTTCTTTGCAGTAAGCTACAACATCGTAGGTATAAGCCTGGCCATGGCCAATATAATTACTCCTCTTTATGCGGCAATACTAATGCCACTAAGCTCTTTAACTGTATTGCTCTCTAGTACAATACCTCTTATTGGATTTGATAAGAGAATTTTAAAAATAAAGGGTGAAAGCTGATGGAAGTCATATTTGTTTTGTTACCTCTTGCGATAATGCTAGGTGTGGCGTTTCTAGTTTTCTTTATTTGGGCCGCAAAGAGCGGACAATATGATGACTTAGATACGCCATCAGTAAGAATGTTATTTGATGATGATAAAGATATTAAAACTGAGAAGAAAAAAAATCATATAAATGATGATGTTATAAACAAAAAGGAAGAGTGATTATGAGTACAAATCATGAAGCCCAATTAGAAGAGTTTTCGTACGACGACAAGATTTCGAAAGCCTTCTTAATGGCAACAATTCTCTGGGGTGCGATAGCTCTATTCATGGGAGTCTTTATTGCATTTCAACTAGCTTATTGGAAATTTAACCTTGGGCTAGAATGGACAACTTTTGGTCGTTTAAGACCACTTCACACTAATGCGGCGATCTTTGCCTTTGTTGGAAACGGGATGTTTCTTGGTGTTTACTACTCGACTCAGAGACTATGTAAAACAAGAATGTTCTCAGACTTCTTATCTTGGGTACACTTTTGGGGTTGGCAATTAATTATTGTTTCAGCTGCCATTACACTCCCACTGGGAATTACAACTGGTAAAGAGTATGCAGAACTAGAATGGCCAATTGATATTGCTATTGCAGTTGTGTGGGTTGTCTTTGCTGTAAACTTCTTTGGAACACTGATAAAGAGACGTGAACGTCATATGTACGTCGCTCTTTGGTTCTATATTGCAACGATTGTAACAGTAGCTGTTCTTCACATCTTTAACTCTCTTTCACTACCTGTAAGCTTTATGAAGTCTTATCCGGTATATGCAGGGATTCAAGATGCACTTGTTCAGTGGTGGTATGGCCACAACGCCGTTGCCTTCTTTTTAACAACTCCATTTCTAGGGATTATGTACTACTTCATTCCAAAAGCGGCCAATCGTCCGGTTTATTCTTACCGTCTATCGATTATCCACTATTGGTCTTTAGTATTCATTTATATTTGGGCAGGTCCTCACCACCTACTCTACACTTCAGTTCCAGACTGGGTACAAACACTAGGGATGACTTTCTCTATTATTCTATGGATGCCTTCTTGGGGTGGGATGATCAACGGTCTTCTAACTCTACGAGGAGTATGGGATAAAGTACGTACAGAACCAATGCTTAAATACTTTGCCACTGCTGTAACTTTCTACGGAATGGCAACATTTGAAGGTCCTCTACTGTCAATCAAATCAGTAAACTACATTGGACACTTTACTGACTGGGTAGTTGGTCACGTACACGCAGGAACGATTGGTTGGAACTACATGATGATTGCTGGGGTAATCTACTTCTTAGTTCCAAAATTATTTAAAACAGAAATCTATTCAAAGAAAATTGCAAACGCACAATTCTGGCTAGCAACAATTGGACTTCTACTTTATATGATGTCGATGTGGGTTGCTGGTATCACTCAAGGTCTAATGTGGCGTGCAGTTGATGCTTCAGGAAAACTTGTTTATCCAAACTTTATTGAAACAGTAGTAAAAGTTGTACCTATGTATTGGGTAAGAGCTTTTGGTGGTGTATTCGTTCTAGTTGGTTTCTTCTTAATGATTTTTAATATTTGGATGACATATAGAAAATCAAAATGGGTAAACCAAGATAAAGAAGAAGCAGAAGAAGTATACAAAGCAGCTCCTTTATCAGCACAACCTGAAGAAAAAGATGCAGATAGCCACCGTAAGCTTGAAGGTTTACCAATGGTATTTACTGTACTTACTCTTCTAGCGATTCTTGTTGGTGGTGCTGTCGAGATTATTCCATCAATTCTATCGGATCGTTTTGTAGAAAAAGATCCACGAGTAAAACCATATACTCCACTTGAATTACTTGGACGTGATATCTACGTAAAAGAAGGTTGTTATGTATGTCACTCTCAACAAATTAGACCAACTGTTTCTGAAAAGCTTCGCTATGGTAACCCATCAGTAGCGGCCGAATCAGTATATGATAGGCCATTTCAGTGGGGATCACGTCGTATTGGTCCAGACCTTGCTCGTGTGGGTGGAAAGTACAACGATATGTGGCACTATCGCCATATGATCAATCCACGTGAAGTAACAGCTGGATCGATTATGCCAAATTATGATTGGTTAACTAAAAAGAAAGTAAACTTTAAAATGCTTCCAAAGAAAATGAATGCAATGATGGCACTTGGAACTCCTTACACTCCTGAGCAAGTAACTCGCTCAATTGACGATGCGATGGCACAAGCTCAAGAGATCGCACAAGGTCTAAGTGAGAATGGTGTTTCGATGAAAGTTGCCGATAAAGAAATCGTTGCTCTAATCGCCTATCTTCAAAGACTTGGTATTGATACTAAAGAAGAGGCAGGAGAATAGAGATGAAAACAGAAGCAATGCAAAACATGCCATGGGAATGGATGCCAACATTAGCACTTCTAATTTTCTTTACGATCTTCGTAGCAGTCCTGGCCTGGTCACATCGACCAGGCTCTAAAAAGCTCTACGAAGAAGTGGCAAACAATGCCCTTTCTGATGGCGAAGCCGTCAAAAATGAAAACAAAGGAAGCAACAATGAGTAACGAAAACAAAAATAGCAAGAGCGAAAATATTGTTTTAGAAGATGAAAAACATCTAGTCCTCGATCATGACTACGATGGGATACAAGAGCTTAATCACCCACTTCCAAGTTGGTGGAGTGGACTTTGGGCGCTTTCTTTCATTTTCTCAATCCCTTACTTTATGTATTATGTTTTAATGGATGGTCCAACACTACTTGAAACGTACAAAAAAGATATGCAGGAAATGCAAAAAGTTATTGATGCAGAAGCTGCAAACACAGCAAATTTTGATATTGAAGTTTATAATAAATATGTTGAAACAGATGCTGCAAAAGAGCTTGGAAACACAGTATTCATTGATAACTGTGCTGCCTGTCACCTTGAAGATGGTGGTGGTGATATCGGTCCAAACTTAACAGATAAGCACTGGAAAAATATTAAGAAATTTGCGCCAGAACAAATCTATAGTTTCATTGTTCATGGTAACGTTGATATGGGGATGCCTGCATGGGGAGAAGTTCTAAGTAAAGAAGATATTATGGCCGTAACTGACCATGTAATTCAGCTTCAAGGAACAACTCCAGCTAAGGCAAAAGAGCCTCAAGGTGAAATACTAGATTACTAAAGAGAAGAAAATGGCAAATAAGAACCAATTTGAATTACACGACTCACGCCTAGGCACAGTGGATGAAAAAGGTCACCGTGTCTACCTCTTCCCAGAAGAGGTAAAAGGCTTTTGGCGAACAAGGCGTGAGATATTCTATTGGTTCTTAATATTCTTTTATCTCATCTTGCCGTGGATTTATATTCAAGGAGAACAAATGATTCTCCTTAATATCCCGGCAAGAGAGTTTTCATTTTTTACATATAAATTCTATGCTCATAATGCACCAATCCTTATATTTGTCATTCTTGGCTTCCTCTTCTTTATTGGATTCATCACAAGTATCCTTGGAAGAGTATGGTGTGGTTGGGCCTGTCCTCAGACAGTATTTATCACTTCAATTTTCCTCAAACTAGAGGCACTAATTGAAGGAAAGCCAAGACAAAGAAAAAAACTTAACGATTCTCCATGGAACAAAGAAAAAATCATTAAGAAATCACTAAAGTGGATTGTCTTTACGATTGTTTCTCTTCATATTTCTCATACATTTCTCGGCTACTTCGTAGGAACACACCACCTTGTATCAGTCAGTTTCCAAAACCCGGCCGAAAACTTCACTCTATTTTCTATTATGCTCTTTTTGACTGCATTATTTCTTTTAGACTTTGGCTGGTTTAGAGAGCAATTTTGTATCATTGCTTGTCCTTACGGAAGAATGCAATCAGTAATAATGGACGATAACTCGATGGCAATTCTCTACGATGAAAAACGTGGGGAGCCGAGGCGTCAGCCAGGGATGAAGCCTAACGAGCACGGTGACTGTATTAACTGCTATGCATGTGTAAAGGCCTGCCCGACAGGTATTGATATTAGACGTGGTGTTCAACTTGAATGCATTGCTTGTACTAATTGTATTGATGCATGTGATGATATCATGGTGAAAACAAAGAGACCCAAGGGTTTAATTCGCTACGATACTCAAAGTAATATGGAAGGCAAAGGACGCCATATTTTTTCATTTAGAAATATCGCTTATCTTATTGTCTTAATTGGACTTTTAATCGGCTTTATTTTCAGTGTCTCAATGTCACAAGGAATTACGACTACTGTCCTCAGAGGTCCAGGTACACCTTTTAGAGTACAGTCAGATACAAAGACATTAAATCATTTCCAAATTGTTTTAGAACAAAGTGGTGATATAAAAACTCATAATGTGAAATTTGCTATCGAAGGTGTTGATAAAGAAAACTATGAGATAAAAATGCAAAGAAACCCTTTTGAGTTTACGACAACTCACAAGAGACAAAACGTATTTATTGTCTTCGATAATAGTATATTAGAAAAAGGAAGTCGTAAGTTTACTTTTATCATTACTGATTTAGATACAAATAAAGTTATAAAAAAAGAGGCGGTACTCGTTGGACCAACTAAGTAGTCTCCAAGGCATTTCTCCATATCTCATTATAAGCGCAGGCTTAACAATGGGACTTGTGGCAAATTTCCACTGTGTGGGAATGTGTGGTGGCATAACAATGGCCGTCTCAAGAAATGTCGGTCAAAATCTCTCATACCAATTGGGAAGACTACTAGGTTACCTATCAGTTGCACTAATTATTCCAACTCTAGGTTTTACTCTACTTGACTTTAAAGGCAACCCTTACTTAATGCTTTTTTCGAGTCTAAGTATTGGACTCATTCTTATATGGATGGGTGCAAAGAAAGTCTTTAAGTTTAATAATTTTAAATTTGCTGCAAAGATCTCTCAAAAGCTTCATCAATTGAACGCAAGGCTTTGGCCTGCAATATCAAAGAAGGTTGGAAATAGGCCTTACCTATTTAACTTTTCTATTGGAAGTATTAGCGTCTTACTTCCTTGTGGTCTACTTTGGGCGATGCTAGCTCTTGCTATCAGTGCAGCTTCCCCTGCCCTTGCGGCCCTATTTGTTTTCTTCTTTTGGCTTGGAACTTTACCTGGTTTAGTTTTTGGCCCAACACTTATTCAAAAAATTAAATTCCCGGCCAAGGTGCAAATGGGAATCCCATACTTATTTCTAATCATTGGAACGGTGACAATTGCATATCGAGTATATACAATGTGGAACCCCCAAGCTGGAGCCCCACTATGTCATTAAATATAAAGAAAATTATTATGAAATTCTTTCGTGACCCTGATTACTATGCATTCAACTTTCTGATCTTCACAGTAATCATTCTCTTTCCATGCTTACTAGTCGCCCTAACTGCGAAGTACTGGTAGAGCAACCTTACTTGCAGTCGCGCATACGCTGAAGTAGTTCACTATCTTGTGCTTGAATCTTAGGTCTTAAGTATTCAACGACAGATGAGTTTTCTTGTAGAATACGAACAAGTCGACATAAGAAGACATTATCTTCACGACTCTCCACAACTTGCCACGATTGTACGACATTATTAGTCTCATAGAATAATTTGAAAAAGAGTTCTTGGTATTTAAGTTTTACATCTCTTCCGGCCTGTGCTGACAACTGCTCACCAATGGACTCATCATGAATGGAGAAATTCCAAGTTAATCTGTCTCCACTTCCAAGGTCTAGAGTTCCCTCATATGTTTTAAAAAAAACACCTTTCTTTGTGATACGAACAAGTTTTCCTGAACGATAACCATCAGACTTAGGGTAATTTAGAATTCCCCACCCCAGTAAACCTGCTAGAATGACTAAAATAAAAACAATAAAATAGACCTTTTTTTTCACTGAACACCCTCTTTAGTGTGGGTGCCATGCACCTTTTGTTACGCAATTGCGAAACAAAAGGTGCATGGCACCCTTCATTTATTCTATTGTATCCGCAAAAAACTAATTTTGTAAAAATTAAGACCTCTTAAGTTGGTCAAAGTTTCTCACTGCATTAAATTACTCATGGTACTCAGAAAACGCTCGAGGTAAAAATTGTTCAACTTTATTGACCCATCAGACACTCAGGCCGTTATTCCTATTCTGGGATTATGCCTACTTCTATGTCTTATTGTGGCCAGGTTTTCGAAGAATATTGGGATTCCAAAAGTCTCTGGTTTCATTATCTTGGGCATACTACTTGGGCCATATGTAAGTGGTGTGATAACTCATGAGTTCTTAGAAAAAACAAGTTACCTCTCCGATCTTGCCCTAGGACTTATTCTATTCAATATAGGTGGCGAGTTTAATAAGTATCTTTTGAGGCGTATATCAGAGCAGGTTGTGAAAGAATCACATATAAAAGTTGCCCTCATGTTCTTCTTTAGTTTTATTCTCTTTGCCATCACCCTATTGATTTTTTCTTCCTTCACTTTTAGTAATATCCTTATTATTTCATTTATGCTTGCTGTTATAAGTGTTGAAGCGGCTCCCCCTACAACAGTTCTTGTTATGAAAGAGTATAATAGCCATGGGCCATTAACAGATGCAATCATGATTCACCTAGGAATTGTCACTGGTGTTACAATCATTGGAACTTTAATCTTTACTGCTATCTTTGAGGCCACAGGTGTTTGGCCATCTTTTGATACTCCATACGAGACCATCTTAAGTATGGCCAAGGTCATTTTTGGCTCTATTGCTATCGGTGTTGTTCTAGGAATCCTACTTGCCTGGCTAGAGAATTTTGAAAATAAAATTGGAAACTTTCTCTTTTCAATTGTAACAATGCTGATATTTGCGCAAACCCTTACTTATTTTTTAAACTTGAACGTCCTATTGGTTTCCTTAGTGATGGGCTTTACCATCACTCAGGCTTCTTCCAAAGGTCGCCTCATTCATACTACCGTAAGAGATATGGGAAGCTCCCTCTATGCAATTTTCTTCGTCTATGCTGGTACCCATATCAATATTGCAGGTATTATCTCAGAGGGCGCTCTCTATGTTCTCATGTATATAGTCGTTAGAGTAATTTCAATTTACTTTGCTAATAAAGTCTTTGCCTATCGTGTAAAAGAAAATGACTACCACAATCTTGGCCACTGTCTATATTCACATGCAGGTACGGCCATAGCGGTTGCAATGGTTATTGGAGAAATCCCACATGTAACAAGTGAAATCATCTTTCAAACAATAATCTCTAGTATATTCATATTTGAGTTAGCTGGTCCCCTTATCCTAAAGGAAACATTGAAGCGAAGTGGAGAGATATCAGTGGAGATGATGAACGATGCTGCAAGTCGTTACGGCCCAGATCAAACACGAAGTTTCTTTAAAATTACGAAAGATTTCATTGATAATAGTATTTCCGCCCTTAAAAAGTAGGAATATACTGAAATATCTTTGTCAGGATTTACGTTGTGAGTTAAGATGTAGACATGGATACAACCTCAATGACTGCTAATGAACAAGACACTTGTGAAGTGAAAGCAAGTGAGACAGAAAATACAGATAAGAATAACGATAAGAAAGAAGAGATAACAAAAACTCGTAAAGACCTTCACATGCCGCGTCGTATCTTCCATTTCTCGATGGGAGTTATTGCAGGAATGATTTATAAGCACTTTCTTACTCACACTCAGGCCGTGCATATCTTAGGGGTGGCCACGTGTCTTTTCTATATTCTTGAACAAATTCGTTTAAACTATCCAGAAAACAAGTTAACAAAACTTGGTTCAAAATATCTTCTAAGAGCAGAGGAGCAACTTAAAGAATCGGCATCAATGCCTTATCTCATGGGGCTACTTCTTACAATTTTAACATTTCCAAAAACTATTGCACTTGTGGCCATCTTTACACTAGCAGTATGTGATCCATTAAGTGCCATTATTGGAATTCGATTTGGTAAGACAAAGTTAGCGCCTAATAGATCTCTTGAAGGTACTGTTGCATTTCTTATTGCAACTCTAGCAATCCACATTGGTGTACTTACAAGTGTTTACACTTTTGATGTGAAACTCGCATTAGTATGTGTTTTTAGCTCAATTGTCGTAACCGGTTTTGACTTCTTAGACTTTAAAATTGATGACAATCTCACAATTCCACTTGTGACAGCTTCTTCAATTTGGGTATTTCTTGCATTGATTATGTAGAAGAGAGAAGCTTAGAAGATTCCAAACCTCTTTTTCTTTTTAATTTGCTTGCGGCGATAATAAGGCTCTTTTCGAGAGTTAATTATTTCAATTTTTCTCTCGATTAAATCCTCATTTAAGAATTCACTTAAGTAATCTTCCAGGACTTCCATATTGACCTCATCTAAGAGAGTGAGATCTTCTTTTTTTATCGAGATAAGAATATTTTCCATATTCATCCATTCAAAGAATGAAATATTTTCTAAAACAATTTCACGGGCCAAGTCCACACTACTAGAATTCACTTTTAATATCTCCTCGCCCCTACTATTATATGACATATGGAAAATAATACTAGCCGAATAAATGTCCAAACGACTTTACCGATTGACTATATTGAGATGGGAAATAAGAACGCCGAGCAAACTCTACTTGTCTTGCACGGCTTTGCCCAAAATGCGCAGCAAATAAAAGAGACATTAGTTGATAAATTAGCAGATAAAGTTAAAGATAAGTTTCGAATCCTTATCCCTAATGGCATCCTTCCCATTCCAAAGATAAGACCAAAAGTTATTCATTATCGTTATAGTTGGTACTTCTTTGATCATAGTAAGGGTAGTTATCATATTGATATGCAGGCACCAATTATGGCCTTAGAAAACTTTCTAAATACATTAAATGTGCCTATGAATACAGTGAGTTTGATTGGTTATTCTCAAGGTGGGTATCTTGCTCCGATTATGGCCTCGTCGATAAGCGGGATTAAGTCATCTATTGCCATTAACTCAAATACTAGGGTTGATAAATTAGGGCAAAATAAAGACTTCACTCACCTTTCAATTCACAATGAGGGAGACCCTGTTGTTGAGTATGAGAACTCTTTTAAAAGTTTTGAAAAACTGAAGACAATCATTTCAAATGCACAATACAAGAGTTTTAAAATTAACTCTCACGAGCTGCAAGAAGAAAATATTAAATACCTATCAAGTTACCTCTTAGAAATCTAAGAGTAGCTTTAAGAATTCTTTTCTAGCATTCACATCAACGGCCCTTTCAGTATTAAAATGAACGTGGCCTGGGCCCTTATGAAATTGAACAGACCACATGGCCTCAGAAGAATATGGCAGAATGCTATAGCGAGAATCTACTATAGTGTTATTCTTTCCCCAATGTAGGTAGCCACTAGTAAAGTGCTTAAAGCGTTCATAATCATAAGAGAACTTTTTTGAATCATAATGCTTGAGTAAGTTTTCAATCTCATCCTCTTTTACAATCTTTGCGCTTTCATGTTTTGGATAAAGTTTAATCTCGCCAAAAGGAATACTTTTTACAGCATAGAATTTCGCTTGAGACTGATCTAGAACAATAGATCTCCATACGACATTATTAAAGATTGTTGGTTTAACCATAAAGCGTGTTGTTTCATTATTAATTAGCGATTTACTAATCAAAAACTCAGTCACCCTCTGCTTTTGGTAAAGGCCTAGACTCATAAACAAACAAAGATAAGTAATGGCCGCTATATTAAATCGTATATCTTTAAGCCTAATAGCGACTAAGACAAGAATCACAAGCGGTATTGTGCAAAGAGGATCAATGACTGCAACACCATTTAGAGCAACACGCATATCACTGAGTGGCCAAAAAAGCTGTGTCCCGTAATTAGTAAAAGCATCAAGAGTTCCATGAGTGGCATAACCTAGGAAAGTATAGAGATAACTTCTTTTAATTGGCACTCTAAATAATCGCAAGAATAAACTGACGACAAGAGCACCTATGGGAATAAAGAAAATGGAATGAGTAAAATGGCGATGAAATTGTACGTGAAAAAGAGGATCACTAGCTGAGCGAATTAATACATCTAAGTCCGGAGCTAATCCCCCCAGAGCACCCCACAAGGCAATGGCCTTAAAGCTTGGGCCAGACTCCTTTTCAGTCGTCTTAGTTTTCTTTCTACGTATGCTTCCAAGAGCTGCCATTGTTCCCACAACGGCTTGAGAAACTGGATCCACCTATAAACCTCATATTTTTAAATTCACTCGCTTATGATACCATATTCCCATGGATTTTCTAAAAGAGCTTACAGGTTCACATTCAATAAAAAATATCTGTGTCTTAAGTGGTGCAGGTATCTCAAAAGAGTCAGGTCTTAAGACTTTTCGTGATCAGAATGGCCTTTGGGAAAATCATGATATTTATGAAGTGGCCTCCCCCTTGGCCTTTAAAAACAATCCCACTTTAGTTTATGAATTCTACAATCAAAGAAGACGTCAGCTTTTAAGCGATGAGGTAACTCCCAATGCTGCCCATATAAAACTTGGTGAACTTGAAGCAAGTGGTGAGTATACAGTTAATATCATTACGCAAAATGTGGACAACCTCCATGAATCTGGTGGCTCAAAGAACGTCTATCATATGCACGGAGAACTTCTAAAGGCCCGCTGTATAAAAACGGGTCGTGTCTATCAATGGCTTGACGATTTAACTGGCGAAAGTCGCTGTGAGTGTTGTCATACAAAGGGCAATCTTAGGCCAGATATTGTCTGGTTTGGAGAAGTCCCCCATCATCTCGATGAAATCCAACAGATCTTACTTGATTGTGACTTATTTATCTCTATTGGAACGTCAGGTTTAGTCTATCCAGCGGCCAACTTTGTAACTATGGCCAAAAGCGCTGGTGCATACTGTCTTGAAATTAATCCCCATCCAACTAATAACGCTCAATTATTTGACTACACAATAGATAAGACTGCGACAGAGGGCGTCATAAAAATAGTTGAGAACTTATTACATATCTCTTAAATTAACTTTTATTTTCGTTATGCGTTCGTTATAAGTGGCCAATTACATTG contains:
- the ccoS gene encoding cbb3-type cytochrome oxidase assembly protein CcoS, giving the protein MEVIFVLLPLAIMLGVAFLVFFIWAAKSGQYDDLDTPSVRMLFDDDKDIKTEKKKNHINDDVINKKEE
- the ccoN gene encoding cytochrome-c oxidase, cbb3-type subunit I — translated: MSTNHEAQLEEFSYDDKISKAFLMATILWGAIALFMGVFIAFQLAYWKFNLGLEWTTFGRLRPLHTNAAIFAFVGNGMFLGVYYSTQRLCKTRMFSDFLSWVHFWGWQLIIVSAAITLPLGITTGKEYAELEWPIDIAIAVVWVVFAVNFFGTLIKRRERHMYVALWFYIATIVTVAVLHIFNSLSLPVSFMKSYPVYAGIQDALVQWWYGHNAVAFFLTTPFLGIMYYFIPKAANRPVYSYRLSIIHYWSLVFIYIWAGPHHLLYTSVPDWVQTLGMTFSIILWMPSWGGMINGLLTLRGVWDKVRTEPMLKYFATAVTFYGMATFEGPLLSIKSVNYIGHFTDWVVGHVHAGTIGWNYMMIAGVIYFLVPKLFKTEIYSKKIANAQFWLATIGLLLYMMSMWVAGITQGLMWRAVDASGKLVYPNFIETVVKVVPMYWVRAFGGVFVLVGFFLMIFNIWMTYRKSKWVNQDKEEAEEVYKAAPLSAQPEEKDADSHRKLEGLPMVFTVLTLLAILVGGAVEIIPSILSDRFVEKDPRVKPYTPLELLGRDIYVKEGCYVCHSQQIRPTVSEKLRYGNPSVAAESVYDRPFQWGSRRIGPDLARVGGKYNDMWHYRHMINPREVTAGSIMPNYDWLTKKKVNFKMLPKKMNAMMALGTPYTPEQVTRSIDDAMAQAQEIAQGLSENGVSMKVADKEIVALIAYLQRLGIDTKEEAGE
- a CDS encoding cbb3-type cytochrome oxidase subunit 3; its protein translation is MKTEAMQNMPWEWMPTLALLIFFTIFVAVLAWSHRPGSKKLYEEVANNALSDGEAVKNENKGSNNE
- a CDS encoding c-type cytochrome translates to MSNENKNSKSENIVLEDEKHLVLDHDYDGIQELNHPLPSWWSGLWALSFIFSIPYFMYYVLMDGPTLLETYKKDMQEMQKVIDAEAANTANFDIEVYNKYVETDAAKELGNTVFIDNCAACHLEDGGGDIGPNLTDKHWKNIKKFAPEQIYSFIVHGNVDMGMPAWGEVLSKEDIMAVTDHVIQLQGTTPAKAKEPQGEILDY
- the ccoG gene encoding cytochrome c oxidase accessory protein CcoG is translated as MANKNQFELHDSRLGTVDEKGHRVYLFPEEVKGFWRTRREIFYWFLIFFYLILPWIYIQGEQMILLNIPAREFSFFTYKFYAHNAPILIFVILGFLFFIGFITSILGRVWCGWACPQTVFITSIFLKLEALIEGKPRQRKKLNDSPWNKEKIIKKSLKWIVFTIVSLHISHTFLGYFVGTHHLVSVSFQNPAENFTLFSIMLFLTALFLLDFGWFREQFCIIACPYGRMQSVIMDDNSMAILYDEKRGEPRRQPGMKPNEHGDCINCYACVKACPTGIDIRRGVQLECIACTNCIDACDDIMVKTKRPKGLIRYDTQSNMEGKGRHIFSFRNIAYLIVLIGLLIGFIFSVSMSQGITTTVLRGPGTPFRVQSDTKTLNHFQIVLEQSGDIKTHNVKFAIEGVDKENYEIKMQRNPFEFTTTHKRQNVFIVFDNSILEKGSRKFTFIITDLDTNKVIKKEAVLVGPTK
- a CDS encoding sulfite exporter TauE/SafE family protein — its product is MDQLSSLQGISPYLIISAGLTMGLVANFHCVGMCGGITMAVSRNVGQNLSYQLGRLLGYLSVALIIPTLGFTLLDFKGNPYLMLFSSLSIGLILIWMGAKKVFKFNNFKFAAKISQKLHQLNARLWPAISKKVGNRPYLFNFSIGSISVLLPCGLLWAMLALAISAASPALAALFVFFFWLGTLPGLVFGPTLIQKIKFPAKVQMGIPYLFLIIGTVTIAYRVYTMWNPQAGAPLCH
- a CDS encoding cation:proton antiporter; amino-acid sequence: MFNFIDPSDTQAVIPILGLCLLLCLIVARFSKNIGIPKVSGFIILGILLGPYVSGVITHEFLEKTSYLSDLALGLILFNIGGEFNKYLLRRISEQVVKESHIKVALMFFFSFILFAITLLIFSSFTFSNILIISFMLAVISVEAAPPTTVLVMKEYNSHGPLTDAIMIHLGIVTGVTIIGTLIFTAIFEATGVWPSFDTPYETILSMAKVIFGSIAIGVVLGILLAWLENFENKIGNFLFSIVTMLIFAQTLTYFLNLNVLLVSLVMGFTITQASSKGRLIHTTVRDMGSSLYAIFFVYAGTHINIAGIISEGALYVLMYIVVRVISIYFANKVFAYRVKENDYHNLGHCLYSHAGTAIAVAMVIGEIPHVTSEIIFQTIISSIFIFELAGPLILKETLKRSGEISVEMMNDAASRYGPDQTRSFFKITKDFIDNSISALKK
- a CDS encoding diacylglycerol/polyprenol kinase family protein yields the protein MDTTSMTANEQDTCEVKASETENTDKNNDKKEEITKTRKDLHMPRRIFHFSMGVIAGMIYKHFLTHTQAVHILGVATCLFYILEQIRLNYPENKLTKLGSKYLLRAEEQLKESASMPYLMGLLLTILTFPKTIALVAIFTLAVCDPLSAIIGIRFGKTKLAPNRSLEGTVAFLIATLAIHIGVLTSVYTFDVKLALVCVFSSIVVTGFDFLDFKIDDNLTIPLVTASSIWVFLALIM
- a CDS encoding metal-dependent hydrolase; translated protein: MDPVSQAVVGTMAALGSIRRKKTKTTEKESGPSFKAIALWGALGGLAPDLDVLIRSASDPLFHVQFHRHFTHSIFFIPIGALVVSLFLRLFRVPIKRSYLYTFLGYATHGTLDAFTNYGTQLFWPLSDMRVALNGVAVIDPLCTIPLVILVLVAIRLKDIRFNIAAITYLCLFMSLGLYQKQRVTEFLISKSLINNETTRFMVKPTIFNNVVWRSIVLDQSQAKFYAVKSIPFGEIKLYPKHESAKIVKEDEIENLLKHYDSKKFSYDYERFKHFTSGYLHWGKNNTIVDSRYSILPYSSEAMWSVQFHKGPGHVHFNTERAVDVNARKEFLKLLLDF
- a CDS encoding NAD-dependent deacylase is translated as MDFLKELTGSHSIKNICVLSGAGISKESGLKTFRDQNGLWENHDIYEVASPLAFKNNPTLVYEFYNQRRRQLLSDEVTPNAAHIKLGELEASGEYTVNIITQNVDNLHESGGSKNVYHMHGELLKARCIKTGRVYQWLDDLTGESRCECCHTKGNLRPDIVWFGEVPHHLDEIQQILLDCDLFISIGTSGLVYPAANFVTMAKSAGAYCLEINPHPTNNAQLFDYTIDKTATEGVIKIVENLLHIS